One window of the Podospora pseudopauciseta strain CBS 411.78 chromosome 4, whole genome shotgun sequence genome contains the following:
- the TRP2_2 gene encoding anthranilate synthase component 1 (COG:E; EggNog:ENOG503NVS2) has protein sequence MHLLLLLLSGACYSTIVAAAAAPAATVSPLPAFNKQDLNGPEIWGSYNEIEDCEMHQAIECLHDQICARRNVPIYGKIRCTIGSSVAYLCNYRKKGDKFEDEIEAIVREGNRKKEGGELICDHREMYEAWRQIRIAKGSHTGWWYDGKGKKTYGFDRRCKDGECDNGWMTGSEWEQCTNIKKSNNDWLFDYEAPEYLNYTGRFEQHLPDPANDFEPVYFNPWYEGKRPK, from the coding sequence AtgcatctcctcctcctgctcctctcAGGAGCATGCTACTCCACCATTGTCGCCGCCGCGGCCGCCCCCGCGGCGACggtatcccccctccccgccttcAATAAACAAGACCTGAACGGGCCCGAGATCTGGGGCTCGTACAATGAAATCGAAGACTGCGAGATGCACCAAGCCATCGAGTGCCTCCACGACCAAATCTGCGCCCGCCGCAACGTGCCCATCTACGGTAAGATCCGCTGCACCATCGGCAGCTCGGTCGCCTACCTCTGCAACTACCGCAAGAAGGGCGACAAGTTCGAAGACGAAATCGAAGCCATCGTCCGCGAGGGCAACCGCAAGAAGGAGGGCGGCGAGCTCATCTGTGACCATCGCGAGATGTACGAGGCCTGGAGGCAAATACGCATTGCCAAGGGGTCCCACACGGGCTGGTGGTATGACGGCAAGGGAAAGAAGACGTACGGGTTTGACAGGCGGTGCAAGGACGGGGAGTGCGACAACGGGTGGATGACGGGGAGCGAGTGGGAGCAGTGCACGAATATCAAGAAGAGCAATAACGACTGGCTGTTTGACTATGAGGCGCCCGAGTACCTCAATTACACGGGGAGGTTTGAGCAGCACTTGCCTGATCCGGCGAATGATTTCGAGCCGGTGTACTTCAACCCTTGGTATGAGGGGAAGAGGCCAAAATGA